In a genomic window of Glycine max cultivar Williams 82 chromosome 13, Glycine_max_v4.0, whole genome shotgun sequence:
- the LOC100796767 gene encoding protein THYLAKOID FORMATION1, chloroplastic, with protein MAALTSLSFSAVTHCSERKVTLSSTRFLASSSELFGFRTDFSYHYVGVRASNSASKMVVQCMSSATDVPPTVSETKLNFLKAYKRPIPSIYNTVLQELIVQQHLMKYKRSYRYDPVFALGFVTIYDKLMEGYPSDEDRDAIFQAYIKALKEDPEQYRIDARKLEEWARVQSPTSLVEFSSKEGEAERILKDIAERAGGKGEFSYSRFFAVGLFRLVELANATEPTILDKLCAALNINKRSVDRDLDVYRILLSKLVQAKELLKEYIDREKKKRDERVEPQKANEAITTCLGQQLHGL; from the exons ATGGCTGCtctcacttctctctctttctcagcAGTGACTCATTGCTCAGAAAGAAAAGTAACCCTTTCCTCCACTCGTTTTCTCGCTTCCTCTTCAGAACTCTTTGGGTTCCGAACCGATTTCTCGTACCACTATGTTGGTGTTCGAGCTTCCAATTCTGCGTCTAAAATGGTTGTTCAATGCATGTCTTCTGCCACAG ATGTTCCTCCCACTGTTTCTGAGACAAAGTTAAATTTCCTCAAGGCATATAAGCGACCAATCCCTAGTATCTACAATACTGTGCTGCAGGAGCTAATAGTGCAGCAACATTTAATGAAATACAAGAGATCATACCGCTATGACCCTGTGTTTGCTCTTGGTTTTGTCACTATATATGATAAACTTATGGAAGGGTATCCTAGTGATGAAGACCGAGATGCCATCTTCCAGGCCTACATTAAGGCATTGAAGGAAGATCCAGAACAATACAG AATTGATGCACGAAAGTTGGAAGAGTGGGCTCGAGTTCAAAGTCCAACTTCTCTTGTTGAGTTTTCATCCAAAGAAGGAGAAGCTGAGAGGATTTTAAAGGACATTGCAGAAAGGGCTGGGGGGAAAGGGGAATTCAGTTATAGTCGTTTCTTTGCAGTTGGACTCTTTCGTCTAGTTGAGTTGGCAAATGCCACGGAACCAACAATTTTGGACAAG CTTTGTGCGGCTTTGAACATCAACAAAAGAAGTGTCGATCGGGACTTGGATGTGTATCGTATCCTGCTTTCAAAGTTGGTTCAAGCAAAAGAGCTGCTGAAGGAGTATATTGACAG ggagaagaagaaaagggatgAAAGGGTTGAACCACAAAAGGCTAATGAGGCCATCACAACATGTTTGGGACAACAATTGCATGGTCTGTAG